Proteins from one Cicer arietinum cultivar CDC Frontier isolate Library 1 chromosome 3, Cicar.CDCFrontier_v2.0, whole genome shotgun sequence genomic window:
- the LOC101503276 gene encoding small ribosomal subunit protein eS27y-like, producing the protein MVLQNDIDLLNPPAELEKRKHKLKRLVQSPNSFFMDVKCQGCFNITTVFSHSQTVVVCGNCQTVLCQPNGGRARLTEGCSFRKKGD; encoded by the coding sequence ATGGTTCTTCAGAATGATATTGATTTGTTAAACCCTCCAGCTGAGCTTGAGAAGAGGAAGCACAAGCTCAAACGACTTGTTCAGTCACCAAACTCTTTCTTCATGGATGTAAAATGTCAGGGTTGCTTCAATATAACCACTGTCTTTAGCCACTCTCAAACTGTTGTCGTATGCGGTAACTGTCAGACTGTGCTGTGCCAGCCAAATGGTGGACGAGCAAGACTAACAGAGGGCTGCTCTTTTAGGAAGAAGGGAGATTAA